The following proteins are co-located in the Paraburkholderia phytofirmans PsJN genome:
- a CDS encoding phage portal family protein, whose amino-acid sequence MLIIRPLAPGLLEAWKTLNRRRTDFANGFAYPVRTAFIEEALEVNDLPPPDNAPPFIEARGAYSRRTWIGPGRRWIDPVAEKQGAVLGMEAGLSTLESERAENSGEDWEDVLHQRLASVPCMPRSST is encoded by the coding sequence ATGTTAATTATTCGTCCGCTCGCGCCGGGCTTGCTCGAAGCGTGGAAGACGCTTAACCGTCGCCGTACCGACTTCGCTAACGGCTTCGCGTACCCGGTTCGCACCGCGTTTATCGAGGAAGCGCTCGAAGTCAATGATTTGCCGCCACCGGATAACGCGCCGCCGTTCATCGAAGCGCGCGGCGCATATTCGCGGCGTACGTGGATCGGCCCCGGCCGTAGGTGGATTGATCCGGTAGCAGAAAAGCAAGGCGCGGTGCTCGGCATGGAAGCGGGACTATCGACGCTCGAAAGCGAGCGCGCGGAAAATTCCGGCGAGGACTGGGAAGACGTGCTCCACCAGCGTCTTGCGTCGGTTCCTTGCATGCCACGTTCATCGACGTAG
- the glnA gene encoding type I glutamate--ammonia ligase: MSKSVADVVQLVKDEDVKFVDFRFTDTRGKEQHVSVPVSAFDEDKFESGHAFDGSSIAGWKGIEASDMLLVPDANTAFIDPFYEESTLVLTCDVVEPADGKGYERDPRSLAKRAEAYLKSTGLGDTAFFGPEPEFFIFDSVQWNTDQSGCFIKIGSEEAPWSSAKEFEGGNTGHRPGTKGGYFPVAPVDTFQDIRSEMCLLLEQIGIPVEVHHHEVAGQGQNEIGTKFSTLVQRADWLQQMKYIIHNVAHTYGKTATFMPKPVVGDNGSGMHVHQSIWKDGANLFAGNGYAGLSEFALFYIGGIIKHARALNAITNPSTNSYKRLVPHFEAPVKLAYSARNRSASIRIPHVSNPKGRRIETRFPDPMANPYLCFSALMMAGLDGVQNKIHPGEAADKNLYDLPPEEDAKIPTVCAGLDQALDALDADREFLTRGGVFTDSMLDAYIELKTGELQRYRQSVHPIEFEMYYSL, encoded by the coding sequence CACCGACACGCGCGGCAAGGAGCAACACGTTTCGGTGCCGGTGTCGGCATTCGATGAAGACAAGTTCGAAAGCGGCCATGCGTTTGACGGTTCTTCGATTGCCGGCTGGAAGGGCATCGAGGCATCAGACATGTTGCTGGTCCCGGACGCGAATACGGCTTTCATCGACCCGTTCTACGAAGAATCCACCCTCGTGCTGACCTGCGACGTCGTCGAACCGGCGGACGGCAAGGGCTACGAGCGCGACCCGCGCTCGCTGGCAAAGCGCGCCGAAGCCTACCTGAAGAGCACGGGCCTCGGCGACACGGCATTCTTCGGTCCGGAACCCGAATTCTTCATTTTCGATTCGGTCCAGTGGAACACGGATCAATCGGGCTGCTTCATCAAGATTGGTTCGGAAGAAGCACCGTGGTCGTCGGCGAAGGAATTCGAAGGCGGCAACACCGGCCACCGTCCGGGCACCAAGGGCGGCTACTTCCCGGTCGCTCCGGTCGACACGTTCCAGGACATCCGTTCGGAAATGTGTCTGCTACTCGAACAGATCGGCATTCCGGTCGAAGTGCATCACCACGAAGTCGCGGGCCAGGGCCAGAATGAAATCGGCACCAAGTTCTCGACGCTGGTGCAACGCGCCGACTGGCTGCAGCAAATGAAGTACATCATCCACAACGTCGCGCACACGTACGGCAAGACGGCAACGTTCATGCCGAAGCCGGTGGTCGGCGATAACGGTTCGGGCATGCACGTTCACCAGTCGATCTGGAAAGACGGCGCGAACCTGTTCGCGGGCAACGGTTACGCGGGTCTGTCGGAATTCGCGCTGTTCTACATCGGCGGCATCATCAAGCATGCTCGCGCCCTGAACGCGATCACGAACCCGTCAACGAACTCGTACAAGCGCCTCGTGCCGCACTTCGAAGCACCGGTCAAGCTGGCTTACTCGGCTCGCAACCGTTCGGCATCGATCCGCATTCCGCACGTGTCGAACCCGAAGGGCCGCCGTATCGAAACGCGCTTCCCGGATCCGATGGCGAATCCGTACCTGTGCTTCTCCGCGCTGATGATGGCGGGTCTGGACGGTGTGCAGAACAAGATTCACCCGGGCGAAGCCGCCGACAAGAACCTGTACGACCTGCCGCCGGAAGAGGATGCAAAGATCCCGACCGTGTGCGCCGGCCTCGACCAGGCTCTGGACGCGCTGGACGCGGACCGCGAATTCCTGACGCGCGGTGGCGTGTTCACGGATTCGATGCTCGACGCGTACATCGAACTGAAGACGGGCGAGCTGCAACGCTATCGTCAGTCGGTGCACCCGATCGAATTCGAAATGTACTACTCGCTGTAA
- a CDS encoding PAAR domain-containing protein has product MSEQQECNGELYPFATIGARTERSGCVTSGSVLQICGLPVTCVGDIVMYSDVSEPVVMDGAGIALVYSGNPVALVGSSLSNGGRIVSAIWSERGIFVDEDQEIEVLFDVDYVPESHKPSARLAVAGATTPRGGVLTDATGTYEVQEMRKKAARIGDFMEYADGTRARIITGIALPGKPACAFGIVGSMLDNGDVINDSLHRDVRTSTVFVPVNEHGEVITRQ; this is encoded by the coding sequence ATGTCGGAACAGCAGGAATGTAATGGCGAGTTGTATCCGTTCGCAACCATCGGGGCTCGTACCGAGCGTAGCGGATGCGTGACGAGCGGCAGCGTACTTCAAATCTGCGGCCTTCCGGTTACATGCGTCGGCGACATTGTGATGTATAGCGACGTCAGCGAACCGGTCGTTATGGACGGCGCAGGCATCGCGCTTGTCTATTCCGGCAATCCCGTTGCACTCGTTGGTAGCAGCCTGAGCAATGGCGGCAGGATCGTTTCGGCCATCTGGAGCGAGCGCGGGATCTTTGTAGACGAAGACCAAGAGATTGAGGTGCTATTCGATGTCGATTATGTGCCCGAGTCGCACAAACCTTCAGCGCGTTTAGCTGTGGCTGGCGCGACAACACCAAGAGGCGGCGTACTCACGGACGCTACAGGCACATACGAAGTTCAGGAGATGCGCAAGAAAGCTGCGCGCATCGGTGACTTCATGGAGTATGCGGACGGTACGCGCGCCCGCATCATTACCGGGATCGCACTGCCCGGAAAGCCTGCCTGTGCGTTCGGGATTGTGGGCAGCATGCTCGATAACGGCGACGTGATTAACGATAGCCTGCACCGTGACGTGCGCACATCAACAGTCTTTGTTCCTGTCAACGAACACGGCGAAGTAATCACGCGCCAGTAA
- the xth gene encoding exodeoxyribonuclease III gives MKIATWNVNSLKVRQQHVIDWLETSGTDVLCLQELKLPDEKFPRAELEEKGYRSWFAGQKTYNGVGILVRGGLTVDEGSIVRNIPGFEDPQQRVIAATIEGVRIISAYFPNGQAPGTDKFAYKLRWLAALHDWIASEMALHPKLALLGDYNIAPDDRDVHDPKAWEGQNLVSPEERAAFVRLIELGLLDAFRQFEQPEKIYSWWDYRMMAFRRNAGLRIDHILLSKALADVCSSCDVDKVPRKWDQPSDHAPVVAQLG, from the coding sequence ATGAAAATCGCCACCTGGAACGTCAACTCCCTCAAAGTCCGCCAGCAGCATGTGATCGACTGGCTCGAAACCAGCGGCACCGACGTGCTGTGCCTTCAGGAACTGAAGCTGCCGGACGAAAAATTCCCGCGCGCCGAACTCGAAGAGAAAGGCTACCGCAGCTGGTTCGCCGGGCAGAAGACCTATAACGGCGTCGGCATTCTGGTGCGTGGCGGCCTGACAGTCGACGAAGGCAGCATCGTGCGCAACATTCCGGGCTTTGAAGATCCGCAGCAACGCGTGATTGCCGCGACCATCGAAGGCGTGCGCATCATCTCCGCGTATTTCCCGAACGGTCAGGCACCGGGCACCGACAAGTTCGCGTACAAACTGCGCTGGCTTGCTGCGCTGCACGACTGGATCGCGAGCGAGATGGCGCTGCATCCGAAGCTCGCGCTGCTCGGCGACTACAACATCGCGCCGGACGATCGCGACGTGCACGATCCGAAAGCGTGGGAAGGCCAGAACCTGGTGTCGCCGGAAGAACGCGCTGCGTTCGTGCGGCTCATCGAGCTCGGTCTTCTCGACGCATTCCGCCAGTTCGAGCAGCCGGAGAAAATCTACTCGTGGTGGGACTACCGGATGATGGCGTTCCGCCGCAACGCGGGGCTGCGCATCGACCACATCCTGCTGTCGAAGGCGCTGGCCGACGTGTGCTCGTCCTGCGACGTCGACAAGGTGCCGCGCAAATGGGATCAGCCGTCGGACCACGCGCCGGTTGTCGCGCAACTCGGCTGA
- a CDS encoding prolyl oligopeptidase family serine peptidase translates to MPAPRTLTAPFSWPLSPDPFLSLEALDDPDALAWVEQQNARTRAAWCSSAEFASLRQRLADAYLPRERPVIPDRWKDWAYDLWQDERNPKGIWRRTTWAAWRGGKPEWQNLLDFDALGAAEGTPWVCVELDILYPDGDRALITLSPGGSDALVVREFDIDARRFVDDGFVIAKAGKHTASWIDRDTLYVGWDNGRKSLTRSGYPREVRRWTRGTALADAPVVFKGAFGDIGVEAHYDPVEQRHTVVSSVDFFDSHTYYLDDAHGATDAWRRYEVPSHVAVSGWQGWLLLEPRLDWDCNGAHYPGGALLVIREDAFLRGERDVLPLFTPTPQTSACEWTHTLNHLIVSYLEDVQNKTLLLTPSQADNQAWHWQQRIFPTRDDTQADVSPVEPTLDDEVFVDTDDYLQPPAYWLADLARDDLSEWELLDRWPTQFDATQFTVTRAHAVSADGTRVPYTVVGPRDAQQHARPCLLNGYGGFAIPLLPSYLTGQGIGWLARGGVYVVAHIRGGGEFGTRWHTAAQGKHRQRAFDDFIAVAEALIDTGVTSAAQLGIQGGSNGGLLVAACMVQRPELFGAVVCEVPLLDMRRYHLLHAGASWIDEYGDPDEPDEAGMLAAYSPYHRVAANVAYPPVLFTTSTADDRVHPGHARKMAARMQALGVEHVWYRENTEGGHGGSDELEQAEHDAMVFEFLWRTLNPST, encoded by the coding sequence ATGCCCGCACCTCGCACTCTCACCGCTCCTTTCTCCTGGCCGCTTTCCCCCGATCCCTTTCTGTCGCTCGAAGCGCTCGACGACCCTGACGCGCTCGCGTGGGTCGAACAGCAGAACGCGCGCACGCGCGCCGCGTGGTGCAGCAGCGCGGAGTTCGCCTCGCTCAGGCAGCGGCTCGCCGACGCCTATCTGCCCCGCGAGCGTCCGGTGATTCCCGACCGCTGGAAGGATTGGGCTTACGACCTGTGGCAGGACGAGCGCAATCCCAAGGGCATCTGGCGGCGTACGACATGGGCGGCATGGCGTGGCGGCAAACCGGAGTGGCAGAACCTGCTCGACTTCGACGCGCTCGGCGCCGCCGAAGGCACGCCGTGGGTGTGCGTGGAACTGGACATTCTCTATCCCGATGGCGACCGCGCGCTGATCACGCTGTCGCCGGGCGGCTCGGACGCGCTCGTGGTGCGCGAATTCGACATCGACGCGCGACGCTTCGTCGACGACGGTTTCGTGATCGCGAAGGCCGGCAAGCACACGGCGTCGTGGATCGATCGGGACACGCTTTATGTGGGCTGGGATAACGGCCGCAAGAGCTTGACGCGCTCCGGGTATCCGCGCGAAGTGCGGCGCTGGACACGCGGCACGGCGCTCGCCGACGCGCCTGTGGTGTTCAAGGGCGCGTTCGGCGATATCGGCGTGGAAGCACACTACGATCCGGTCGAGCAGCGGCATACGGTGGTGAGCAGCGTCGATTTCTTCGATTCACACACGTACTACCTCGATGACGCCCACGGTGCCACCGACGCATGGCGCCGCTACGAGGTGCCGTCGCATGTCGCGGTGAGCGGCTGGCAAGGCTGGTTGTTGCTCGAGCCGCGACTCGATTGGGACTGCAATGGCGCGCACTATCCGGGCGGCGCGTTGCTGGTGATTCGCGAAGATGCGTTCCTGCGCGGCGAGCGCGACGTCCTGCCGTTATTCACGCCGACGCCGCAAACCTCGGCCTGCGAGTGGACGCATACGCTCAACCATCTGATCGTGTCGTATCTGGAGGATGTGCAGAACAAGACCTTGCTATTGACGCCGTCGCAAGCCGACAACCAGGCGTGGCATTGGCAGCAACGCATCTTTCCGACGCGCGACGACACGCAAGCCGACGTGTCGCCCGTCGAGCCGACGCTCGACGACGAAGTGTTCGTCGATACCGACGACTATCTGCAGCCGCCCGCATACTGGCTCGCTGATCTCGCGCGCGACGACCTGAGCGAATGGGAATTGCTCGACCGCTGGCCGACGCAATTCGACGCGACGCAATTTACCGTCACGCGCGCTCACGCAGTTTCCGCGGACGGCACGCGCGTGCCGTACACCGTCGTCGGCCCACGCGATGCGCAACAACACGCACGCCCATGCCTGCTCAACGGTTACGGCGGCTTTGCGATTCCGTTGCTGCCGAGCTACCTCACCGGGCAAGGTATCGGCTGGCTGGCGCGCGGCGGTGTGTACGTGGTCGCGCATATTCGCGGTGGCGGCGAGTTCGGCACGAGATGGCATACGGCCGCGCAGGGCAAGCATCGCCAGCGCGCGTTCGATGATTTCATCGCGGTGGCCGAGGCGTTGATCGACACGGGTGTGACGAGCGCCGCGCAACTCGGCATTCAGGGTGGCAGCAACGGCGGCCTGCTGGTGGCGGCGTGCATGGTGCAGCGCCCCGAGCTGTTCGGTGCCGTGGTATGTGAGGTGCCCTTGCTCGACATGCGCCGCTATCATCTGCTGCACGCGGGCGCGTCATGGATAGACGAATACGGCGATCCCGACGAGCCCGATGAGGCAGGCATGCTGGCCGCTTACTCGCCGTATCACCGCGTGGCGGCGAACGTTGCGTATCCGCCGGTGCTGTTCACCACGTCGACGGCCGACGACCGTGTGCATCCCGGCCACGCGCGCAAGATGGCCGCGCGCATGCAGGCGCTGGGCGTGGAGCACGTGTGGTATCGGGAGAATACGGAGGGCGGGCACGGCGGCTCCGATGAACTGGAGCAGGCCGAGCACGATGCGATGGTGTTCGAGTTCCTGTGGCGTACGTTGAACCCGTCCACGTAG
- the glnL gene encoding nitrogen regulation protein NR(II), with product MVLKNLIKARKGHEQALSDDAQLVSSGLLPGFEALPTVVLVLEKRTLRVAFANPSAESMLELSRRQLTQMAWPDIFSNADELVATISAIAAHRFQATHLDAVLERPGHEPLHVHAIVGFLEGAQDYVLLELFENERHIRTDREERINDLTAVNKQLIRNLAHEIKNPLGGIRGAAQLLEFELGERQRDELREYTQVIIKESDRLQTLVDRLLEPHRHPHIVGDVNIHEVCERVRQVILAEFPRGLTIERDYDVSVPDLRGDKEQLIQALLNIVRNAAEALRERISQGDARIELRTRVARKITVSKRLCKLALDLHITDNGPGIPEEIRDRIFYPLVSGREDGSGLGLTLAQTFVQQHDGLIEVDSRPGHTEFQILLPLDC from the coding sequence ATGGTTCTCAAGAATCTGATCAAGGCAAGGAAAGGGCACGAGCAGGCGCTCTCCGACGACGCTCAACTAGTCAGCTCGGGTTTGCTGCCGGGCTTCGAGGCGTTGCCGACTGTCGTGCTGGTGCTCGAAAAGCGCACGCTGCGCGTCGCGTTTGCGAATCCGTCGGCGGAGTCGATGCTGGAGCTCTCGCGCCGGCAACTGACGCAAATGGCGTGGCCGGACATCTTCTCGAATGCCGACGAACTGGTCGCGACTATTTCCGCGATCGCCGCCCACCGTTTTCAAGCGACGCATCTGGATGCCGTGCTCGAGCGTCCGGGCCACGAGCCGCTGCATGTGCATGCGATCGTCGGTTTCCTGGAAGGCGCGCAAGACTACGTGCTGCTCGAACTGTTCGAGAACGAGCGCCATATACGCACCGACCGCGAGGAGCGCATCAACGACCTCACTGCGGTCAACAAGCAACTGATCCGCAACCTCGCGCACGAAATCAAGAATCCGCTCGGCGGGATTCGCGGCGCGGCGCAACTGCTCGAGTTCGAACTCGGCGAGCGTCAGCGCGATGAGTTGCGCGAGTACACCCAGGTGATCATCAAGGAGTCGGACCGGCTGCAAACGCTGGTCGATCGACTGCTGGAGCCGCACCGTCATCCGCATATCGTCGGCGACGTGAATATTCACGAGGTGTGCGAGCGCGTGCGCCAGGTGATCCTCGCGGAGTTTCCGCGCGGCCTCACCATCGAACGCGATTACGACGTGAGCGTGCCGGACCTGCGCGGCGACAAGGAGCAGTTGATCCAGGCGCTCCTGAATATCGTGCGCAATGCGGCTGAAGCGCTGCGCGAACGTATTTCGCAGGGCGATGCGCGGATCGAATTGCGCACCCGCGTGGCTCGCAAGATTACGGTGTCGAAACGCTTATGTAAGCTGGCACTGGACTTGCATATCACTGACAACGGCCCAGGCATTCCCGAAGAGATCCGTGACCGCATTTTCTATCCGCTCGTGTCGGGGCGCGAGGACGGCAGCGGTCTTGGACTGACGCTCGCGCAGACCTTCGTGCAACAGCACGACGGTTTGATCGAAGTGGATAGCCGCCCGGGCCACACCGAGTTTCAGATTCTGCTGCCGCTCGACTGCTAA
- the ntrC gene encoding nitrogen regulation protein NR(I) has translation MKPIWIVDDDQSIRWVLEKALARENFATRSFANVREASAALDHDSPQVLVSDIRMPGGSGLELLQTVRDKVPGLPVIIMTAFSDLDSAVAAFQGGAFEYLAKPFDVDKAVELIRRAVGESMRGEQTWDERVTEAPEMLGQAPAMQDMFRAIGRLSHSAATVLITGESGTGKELVARALHRHSPRANGPFIALNTAAIPKDLLESELFGHERGAFTGAQAMRQGRFEQAENGTLFLDEIGDMPFDLQTRLLRVLSDGQFYRVGGHNPLRANVRVIAATHQNLESRVRQGLFREDLYHRLNVIRLRLPALRERSEDIPLLTRHFLQKSARDLGVEPKRVSEEALAHLASLPFPGNVRQLENLANWLTVMAPAQTIEIKDLPPDLGPAQAGVSDLTGGGGGVIGAGDATLAGGVPVNGTSAATHPAAAGGMPAATTVSAWEGGLRTEVARMLRENAADVMDELARRFEAAVIREALDFTRGRKVEAAERLGIGRNTITRKIQELNLEP, from the coding sequence ATGAAGCCGATCTGGATAGTAGACGACGATCAATCGATTCGCTGGGTGCTCGAAAAAGCACTGGCCCGCGAAAACTTCGCGACCCGCAGCTTCGCGAACGTGCGCGAAGCGTCGGCCGCGCTCGACCACGACAGCCCGCAGGTGCTGGTGTCCGACATCAGGATGCCTGGCGGCTCCGGCCTCGAATTGCTGCAAACCGTACGCGACAAGGTGCCGGGCTTGCCCGTCATCATCATGACGGCGTTCTCGGATCTGGATAGCGCGGTCGCCGCATTCCAGGGCGGTGCCTTCGAATACCTCGCCAAACCGTTCGACGTCGACAAGGCCGTCGAACTGATCCGCCGTGCCGTGGGCGAAAGCATGCGCGGCGAACAGACGTGGGACGAACGCGTCACCGAAGCACCAGAAATGCTCGGCCAGGCACCAGCGATGCAGGATATGTTCCGCGCGATCGGCCGTTTGTCCCATTCTGCGGCAACCGTGCTCATTACCGGCGAATCAGGCACCGGGAAGGAACTGGTCGCGCGTGCGTTGCACCGACATAGCCCACGCGCGAACGGTCCCTTCATCGCGCTGAACACCGCCGCGATTCCAAAAGATCTGTTGGAATCCGAACTATTCGGTCACGAGCGCGGGGCCTTCACCGGCGCGCAGGCCATGCGTCAGGGCCGTTTCGAACAGGCCGAGAACGGCACGCTGTTTCTCGACGAAATCGGCGATATGCCGTTCGATCTGCAGACGCGTCTGTTGCGAGTGTTGTCGGATGGGCAGTTCTATCGCGTCGGCGGCCACAATCCATTGCGCGCCAATGTGCGTGTGATCGCGGCGACGCACCAGAATCTCGAATCGCGCGTGCGTCAGGGTCTGTTCCGCGAGGACTTGTATCACCGTCTCAATGTGATTCGCTTGCGCTTGCCGGCTTTGCGCGAGCGCAGCGAGGACATTCCGCTGCTCACACGGCACTTTCTGCAAAAGAGCGCGCGCGATCTCGGCGTCGAACCGAAGCGTGTGTCCGAAGAGGCGCTGGCTCATCTCGCGTCGTTGCCGTTTCCAGGCAATGTGCGTCAATTGGAGAATCTCGCCAACTGGCTGACGGTGATGGCGCCGGCGCAGACCATCGAGATCAAGGACTTGCCGCCCGATCTCGGCCCCGCGCAAGCCGGCGTGAGCGATCTGACCGGCGGTGGCGGCGGGGTGATCGGCGCGGGTGATGCGACTCTCGCAGGCGGCGTGCCGGTCAACGGCACGAGTGCGGCAACGCATCCGGCCGCGGCGGGCGGCATGCCGGCCGCGACTACCGTCAGCGCCTGGGAAGGCGGGTTACGCACCGAAGTCGCGCGGATGTTGCGCGAGAATGCCGCGGACGTCATGGATGAACTCGCGCGCCGTTTCGAAGCGGCGGTGATTCGCGAGGCGCTCGACTTCACGCGCGGACGCAAGGTCGAAGCGGCGGAGCGTCTCGGCATCGGCCGCAATACGATTACGCGCAAGATTCAGGAACTCAATCTCGAGCCCTGA